The Euphorbia lathyris chromosome 2, ddEupLath1.1, whole genome shotgun sequence genome includes a window with the following:
- the LOC136218756 gene encoding gamma-glutamyl hydrolase 2-like, whose amino-acid sequence MPSNFLSNSPSTTPSSSSDLPNDAVSLPSTSASSSSHQDMWSYLWIPVLISLSKELSLAKAAQSNILLPGQLHNDSSLSVPKCTAPDTKLNYRPVIGILTHPGDGASGRLNNATNTSYIAASYVKFVESAGARVIPLIYNEPAEILFEKLNLVNGVLFTGGWAKNGLYYDTVKAVFKQVLAKNDAGDHFPLYAICLGFELLTMIISEDTSILESFNAADQASTLQFMKNINIEGTVFQRFPPDLLRKMSTDCLVMQNHHYGISPKGLQENQDLSGFFKILTTSADSDNQVYVSTVQAYNYPVTAFQWHPEKNAFEWGLSMIPHSEDAIQVTQHVANFFVSEARKSLNRPPARKVLDNLIYNYSPTYCGKAGKGYDEVYIFSEQSKL is encoded by the exons ATGCCCTCCAACTTTCTGTCTAATTCTCCTTCTACCACTCCCTCGTCCTCTTCCGATCTTCCCAACGACGCCGTCTCTCTCCCTTCAACCTCtgcttcttcctcctctcatcAAGATATGTGGAGTTACCTTTGGATTCCTGTACTCATTTCACTTTCCAAAGAACTTTCCTTAGCTAAAGCAGCTCAATCCAATATTCTTCTCCCCGGTCAACTCCACAATGACTCCTCGTTGTCGGTTCCCAAATGTACTGCTCCTGACACCAAGTTGAATTACAGGCCGGTCATCGGAATTCTCACCCATCCTGGAGACGGTGCTTCCGGAAGGCTAAATAATGCAACAAATACTTCGTATATCGCTGCGTCGTATGTGAAATTCGTGGAATCGGCCGGTGCTCGAGTCATTCCTCTTATCTATAACGAGCCGGCGGAGATTCTTTTCGAG AAGCTTAATCTTGTCAATGGAGTGCTATTTACTGGAGGTTGGGCTAAAAATGGTTTATATTATGACACCGTGAAGGCAGTTTTTAAG CAAGTTTTAGCCAAGAATGATGCAGGAGACCATTTTCCATTGTATGCCATCTGCTTAGGTTTTGAACTTTTGACAATGATTATTAGCGAG GATACTAGCATTCTGGAATCGTTTAATGCAGCAGATCAGGCTTCTACGCTTCAATTTATGAAAAACATAAATATAGAGGGAACTGTCTTTCAAAG ATTTCCTCCTGACTTGCTTAGAAAGATGAGTACAGATTGCCTCGTCATGCAAAACCATCAT TACGGTATCTCACCAAAAGGGCTTCAAGAGAACCAGGATCTATCTGGCTTCTTCAAGATATTGACTACTAGTGCTGATTCAGATAACCAA GTTTATGTCTCCACAGTACAAGCATATAACTATCCCGTGACTGCCTTCCAGTGGCATCCAGAG AAAAATGCTTTTGAATGGGGTTTATCTATGATTCCGCACTCAGAGGATGCCATTCAAGTGACACAACATGTTGCCAACTTTTTTGTCAG TGAGGCTAGAAAATCTTTGAACAGGCCACCTGCTCGCAAGGTGTTGGATAACCTCATTTACAATTACAGCCCCACATATTGTGGAAAGGCAGG GAAGGGATATGATGAGGTTTATATCTTCTCAGAACAGTCAAAACTTTAA
- the LOC136218757 gene encoding uncharacterized protein isoform X1, translating to METLGILDEIQAIVSDKLEVVSYKWLSRKFLVSSNVAKRLLQEFVDKHRTGLQVVYALSGWLKNNPQCYHIKLVSDSKLEEAKQEFDGNCSVHVYSVQVAIPYDPAALWNGEFVQAEELFKQPSVVQNCLRDNRFCGISNSFVQRKIDGTPVSNATSQPKNVGTPGPSSSKSANENIKKDQKIKDEKSGPVVLQPTNLLKDVKPESHGTGVDNEASKTPADREKGSLMPVNGKKDQKNKSSMGNGGGSLANLWGRASTKSKLTSSPAEKSNPSASSAEAQICAVETIEGQSSDDEAQGVNFKRLSNGEGGRKRRVVLDYSDDEYEDVVSLASPNDPKRKMSKSSSSEKLDINEHTENIWKVKEEKSTDGASNQASNKKSSVANISSNFENSSKQNLHDQITRGDVKADTAAKAAPVSPKRRKVLKTRIDDRGREVNEVVWEGEETETKKADSSTTKADSSTTKADSSTTKADSITTKEAASNSVKKSENNAVTNRAAATKKSPALGNTAPANAGGKGNKKGASKDPKQGNIMSFFKKKV from the exons ATGGAAACCCTAGGTATCCTTGATGAAATTCAAGCTATCGTCTCTGATAAACTGGAAGTG GTTTCATACAAGTGGCTGAGTCGCAAATTTTTGGTGTCATCTAATGTTGCTAAAAG GTTGCTTCAGGAGTTTGTTGACAAACATAGAACTGGTCTACAAGTAGTTTATGCTCTGTCCGGGTGGTTGAAAAACAATCCCCAATGTTACCATATAAAGCTTGTTTCTGATTCCAAGCTTGAAG AAGCAAAACAAGAATTTGATGGCAATTGCTCGGTTCATGTCTATAGTGTGCAAGTTGCAATTCCATATGATCCAGCTGCCCTTTGGAATGGTGAATTTGTACAAGCAGAAGAACTCTTCAAGCAGCCATCAGTTGTCCAAAATTGCTTGAGAGATAACAG gTTCTGTGGAATTAGTAACTCCTTTGTTCAGCGTAAAATTGATGGTACTCCTGTCAGCAATGCAACTTCACAGCCCAAAAATGTTGGAACACCTGGGCCATCCAGCAGTAAGTCTGCtaatgaaaatattaaaaaggaTCAGAAAATTAAAGATGAAAAATCAGGCCCAGTGGTTCTGCAACctacaaatttattaaaagatgTAAAACCTGAAAGTCATGGAACAGGAGTTGATAATGAGGCCTCCAAGACCCCTGCAGACAGGGAAAAAGGCTCTCTCATGCCTGTTAATGGAAAGAAGGATCAGAAAAATAAAAGTTCCATGGGGAACGGAGGAGGTTCTTTGGCAAATTTATGGGGTCGTGCATCAACAAAGTCAAAACTCACCTCTTCTCCTGCAGAGAAATCAAATCCCAGTG cATCCAGTGCAGAAGCTCAAATTTGTGCTGTTGAAACAATAGAGGGTCAGAGTAGTGATGATGAGGCTCAGGGTGTCAATTTCAAGAGACTCTCTAATGGTGAAGGTGGTAGAAAAAGGAGGGTGGTACTTGATTACTCAGATGATGAGTATGAGGATGTGGTCAGCCTCGCATCCCCTAATGATCCAAAGAGGAAAATGAGTAAATCTTCATCTTCTGAAAAACTCGATATCAATGAGCATACAGAAAATATATGGAAAGTCAAGGAAGAGAAGTCAACTGATGGAGCATCTAATCAAGCATCAAACAAAAAATCTTCAGTTGCTAACATTAGTAGTAACTTTGAAAACTCCTCTAAACAGAACTTGCATGACCAGATTACTAGAGGGGATGTTAAAGCAGATACAGCTGCTAAAGCTGCTCCAGTTTCACCAAAAAGGAGAAAAGTATTGAAAACCCGCATTGATGATCGTGGACGGGAAG TAAATGAGGTAGTATGGGAGGGAGAGGAGACAGAAACAAAGAAAGCTGACAGCAGTACGACGAAAGCTGACAGCAGTACGACGAAAGCTGACAGCAGTACGACGAAAGCTGACAGCATTACGACGAAGGAAGCAGCCAGTAATTCTGTGAAGAAATCTGAAAACAACGCTGTTACTAACAG
- the LOC136218757 gene encoding uncharacterized protein isoform X3 gives METLGILDEIQAIVSDKLEVVSYKWLSRKFLVSSNVAKRLLQEFVDKHRTGLQVVYALSGWLKNNPQCYHIKLVSDSKLEEAKQEFDGNCSVHVYSVQVAIPYDPAALWNGEFVQAEELFKQPSVVQNCLRDNRFCGISNSFVQRKIDGTPVSNATSQPKNVGTPGPSSRVDNEASKTPADREKGSLMPVNGKKDQKNKSSMGNGGGSLANLWGRASTKSKLTSSPAEKSNPSASSAEAQICAVETIEGQSSDDEAQGVNFKRLSNGEGGRKRRVVLDYSDDEYEDVVSLASPNDPKRKMSKSSSSEKLDINEHTENIWKVKEEKSTDGASNQASNKKSSVANISSNFENSSKQNLHDQITRGDVKADTAAKAAPVSPKRRKVLKTRIDDRGREVNEVVWEGEETETKKADSSTTKADSSTTKADSSTTKADSITTKEAASNSVKKSENNAVTNRAAATKKSPALGNTAPANAGGKGNKKGASKDPKQGNIMSFFKKKV, from the exons ATGGAAACCCTAGGTATCCTTGATGAAATTCAAGCTATCGTCTCTGATAAACTGGAAGTG GTTTCATACAAGTGGCTGAGTCGCAAATTTTTGGTGTCATCTAATGTTGCTAAAAG GTTGCTTCAGGAGTTTGTTGACAAACATAGAACTGGTCTACAAGTAGTTTATGCTCTGTCCGGGTGGTTGAAAAACAATCCCCAATGTTACCATATAAAGCTTGTTTCTGATTCCAAGCTTGAAG AAGCAAAACAAGAATTTGATGGCAATTGCTCGGTTCATGTCTATAGTGTGCAAGTTGCAATTCCATATGATCCAGCTGCCCTTTGGAATGGTGAATTTGTACAAGCAGAAGAACTCTTCAAGCAGCCATCAGTTGTCCAAAATTGCTTGAGAGATAACAG gTTCTGTGGAATTAGTAACTCCTTTGTTCAGCGTAAAATTGATGGTACTCCTGTCAGCAATGCAACTTCACAGCCCAAAAATGTTGGAACACCTGGGCCATCCAGCA GAGTTGATAATGAGGCCTCCAAGACCCCTGCAGACAGGGAAAAAGGCTCTCTCATGCCTGTTAATGGAAAGAAGGATCAGAAAAATAAAAGTTCCATGGGGAACGGAGGAGGTTCTTTGGCAAATTTATGGGGTCGTGCATCAACAAAGTCAAAACTCACCTCTTCTCCTGCAGAGAAATCAAATCCCAGTG cATCCAGTGCAGAAGCTCAAATTTGTGCTGTTGAAACAATAGAGGGTCAGAGTAGTGATGATGAGGCTCAGGGTGTCAATTTCAAGAGACTCTCTAATGGTGAAGGTGGTAGAAAAAGGAGGGTGGTACTTGATTACTCAGATGATGAGTATGAGGATGTGGTCAGCCTCGCATCCCCTAATGATCCAAAGAGGAAAATGAGTAAATCTTCATCTTCTGAAAAACTCGATATCAATGAGCATACAGAAAATATATGGAAAGTCAAGGAAGAGAAGTCAACTGATGGAGCATCTAATCAAGCATCAAACAAAAAATCTTCAGTTGCTAACATTAGTAGTAACTTTGAAAACTCCTCTAAACAGAACTTGCATGACCAGATTACTAGAGGGGATGTTAAAGCAGATACAGCTGCTAAAGCTGCTCCAGTTTCACCAAAAAGGAGAAAAGTATTGAAAACCCGCATTGATGATCGTGGACGGGAAG TAAATGAGGTAGTATGGGAGGGAGAGGAGACAGAAACAAAGAAAGCTGACAGCAGTACGACGAAAGCTGACAGCAGTACGACGAAAGCTGACAGCAGTACGACGAAAGCTGACAGCATTACGACGAAGGAAGCAGCCAGTAATTCTGTGAAGAAATCTGAAAACAACGCTGTTACTAACAG
- the LOC136218757 gene encoding uncharacterized protein isoform X2 → METLGILDEIQAIVSDKLEVVSYKWLSRKFLVSSNVAKRLLQEFVDKHRTGLQVVYALSGWLKNNPQCYHIKLVSDSKLEEAKQEFDGNCSVHVYSVQVAIPYDPAALWNGEFVQAEELFKQPSVVQNCLRDNRFCGISNSFVQRKIDGTPVSNATSQPKNVGTPGPSSSKSANENIKKDQKIKDEKSGPVVLQPTNLLKDVKPESHGTGVDNEASKTPADREKGSLMPVNGKKDQKNKSSMGNGGGSLANLWGRASTKSKLTSSPAEKSNPSEAQICAVETIEGQSSDDEAQGVNFKRLSNGEGGRKRRVVLDYSDDEYEDVVSLASPNDPKRKMSKSSSSEKLDINEHTENIWKVKEEKSTDGASNQASNKKSSVANISSNFENSSKQNLHDQITRGDVKADTAAKAAPVSPKRRKVLKTRIDDRGREVNEVVWEGEETETKKADSSTTKADSSTTKADSSTTKADSITTKEAASNSVKKSENNAVTNRAAATKKSPALGNTAPANAGGKGNKKGASKDPKQGNIMSFFKKKV, encoded by the exons ATGGAAACCCTAGGTATCCTTGATGAAATTCAAGCTATCGTCTCTGATAAACTGGAAGTG GTTTCATACAAGTGGCTGAGTCGCAAATTTTTGGTGTCATCTAATGTTGCTAAAAG GTTGCTTCAGGAGTTTGTTGACAAACATAGAACTGGTCTACAAGTAGTTTATGCTCTGTCCGGGTGGTTGAAAAACAATCCCCAATGTTACCATATAAAGCTTGTTTCTGATTCCAAGCTTGAAG AAGCAAAACAAGAATTTGATGGCAATTGCTCGGTTCATGTCTATAGTGTGCAAGTTGCAATTCCATATGATCCAGCTGCCCTTTGGAATGGTGAATTTGTACAAGCAGAAGAACTCTTCAAGCAGCCATCAGTTGTCCAAAATTGCTTGAGAGATAACAG gTTCTGTGGAATTAGTAACTCCTTTGTTCAGCGTAAAATTGATGGTACTCCTGTCAGCAATGCAACTTCACAGCCCAAAAATGTTGGAACACCTGGGCCATCCAGCAGTAAGTCTGCtaatgaaaatattaaaaaggaTCAGAAAATTAAAGATGAAAAATCAGGCCCAGTGGTTCTGCAACctacaaatttattaaaagatgTAAAACCTGAAAGTCATGGAACAGGAGTTGATAATGAGGCCTCCAAGACCCCTGCAGACAGGGAAAAAGGCTCTCTCATGCCTGTTAATGGAAAGAAGGATCAGAAAAATAAAAGTTCCATGGGGAACGGAGGAGGTTCTTTGGCAAATTTATGGGGTCGTGCATCAACAAAGTCAAAACTCACCTCTTCTCCTGCAGAGAAATCAAATCCCAGTG AAGCTCAAATTTGTGCTGTTGAAACAATAGAGGGTCAGAGTAGTGATGATGAGGCTCAGGGTGTCAATTTCAAGAGACTCTCTAATGGTGAAGGTGGTAGAAAAAGGAGGGTGGTACTTGATTACTCAGATGATGAGTATGAGGATGTGGTCAGCCTCGCATCCCCTAATGATCCAAAGAGGAAAATGAGTAAATCTTCATCTTCTGAAAAACTCGATATCAATGAGCATACAGAAAATATATGGAAAGTCAAGGAAGAGAAGTCAACTGATGGAGCATCTAATCAAGCATCAAACAAAAAATCTTCAGTTGCTAACATTAGTAGTAACTTTGAAAACTCCTCTAAACAGAACTTGCATGACCAGATTACTAGAGGGGATGTTAAAGCAGATACAGCTGCTAAAGCTGCTCCAGTTTCACCAAAAAGGAGAAAAGTATTGAAAACCCGCATTGATGATCGTGGACGGGAAG TAAATGAGGTAGTATGGGAGGGAGAGGAGACAGAAACAAAGAAAGCTGACAGCAGTACGACGAAAGCTGACAGCAGTACGACGAAAGCTGACAGCAGTACGACGAAAGCTGACAGCATTACGACGAAGGAAGCAGCCAGTAATTCTGTGAAGAAATCTGAAAACAACGCTGTTACTAACAG